Proteins from a genomic interval of Hydrogenophaga sp. PAMC20947:
- a CDS encoding histidine phosphatase family protein, with protein MHQREREQLHIRAEPSELPSRKILSTSLSILCVRHGQSTANAGASTTDPGKIPLSETGHSQARRWAESLEQPPSLIVVSPFLRTRQTAAPLQDRFPNVPMEIWPIHEFTYLSPIKSAGTTAAQRRPRVESYWAAGDVNFEDGDGSESFAMFMTRVNAAKHKLEALQPVEAQAVVCVGHGQFWQALRAVMQGSIVDINAEAMGHFKHLEENEAIANASGFTAWWTGDTWCNIKPV; from the coding sequence ATGCACCAACGAGAACGTGAACAACTGCATATTCGGGCTGAGCCTTCAGAGCTGCCCTCGCGAAAAATTTTGAGCACCTCGCTTTCCATCCTTTGCGTGCGCCATGGCCAGAGCACTGCCAACGCCGGAGCCAGCACCACAGACCCCGGTAAGATTCCCCTGAGTGAAACGGGCCACTCACAAGCCCGCCGATGGGCCGAATCACTGGAGCAACCGCCAAGCCTGATTGTGGTTTCGCCCTTCCTTCGCACCCGTCAAACCGCTGCACCCCTCCAAGATCGATTTCCGAACGTGCCCATGGAGATCTGGCCTATTCACGAATTCACCTATCTGTCGCCCATCAAAAGCGCGGGCACCACGGCTGCGCAGCGTCGCCCGCGCGTTGAGTCCTACTGGGCTGCTGGAGACGTCAACTTTGAGGATGGGGATGGCTCAGAGAGTTTTGCGATGTTCATGACTCGGGTCAACGCCGCCAAGCACAAGTTGGAGGCGCTACAGCCGGTCGAGGCTCAGGCTGTTGTGTGTGTGGGACACGGCCAGTTTTGGCAAGCCCTGCGAGCGGTGATGCAAGGCTCAATCGTTGATATCAATGCTGAGGCAATGGGCCACTTCAAACACTTGGAAGAGAACGAGGCAATAGCCAATGCAAGCGGCTTCACCGCTTGGTGGACCGGGGACACCTGGTGCAACATTAAGCCTGTTTGA
- a CDS encoding helix-turn-helix transcriptional regulator — MAAAVFGEVIRAERVKQAIAQDQFALLANVDRSYFGKLERGERQPSLALILRIAGGLGIPASDIIALVEERLAAQN; from the coding sequence ATGGCTGCTGCTGTTTTCGGAGAGGTCATTCGTGCGGAGCGGGTGAAGCAAGCCATAGCTCAGGATCAGTTCGCCTTGCTGGCGAACGTTGACCGTTCGTATTTCGGCAAGCTGGAGCGGGGGGAGCGTCAGCCGTCGTTGGCTCTGATTCTTAGGATCGCCGGAGGTCTCGGGATCCCTGCGAGCGACATCATCGCGCTAGTGGAAGAGCGCCTCGCGGCTCAAAACTGA